One window from the genome of Garra rufa chromosome 1, GarRuf1.0, whole genome shotgun sequence encodes:
- the LOC141327990 gene encoding E3 ubiquitin-protein ligase TRIM35-like, which produces MASLSEDDISCPVCQEVFKNPVLLSCSHSVCKECLQQFWRTKKTQECPVCRRRSSRENPPNNLVLKNLCESFLKERNERRSSGSEEICSLHSEKLKLFCLKDKQPVCVVCMKSKKHIKHTIRPIDEVVPSYKEELNTALKSLQEKLKCNKILKGKFAKTAEHMKSQAEHTERQIKQQFEKLHQFLRDEEEATITALREEEEQKKQMMKEKLEEMNRHISALSHTIKDMEEMMKASDVCFLKEFPVSMERVQISQPDPQTPSGALIDVPRYLGNLPFRVWKKMQDIVQNTPVILDPNTAHPVLLLSDDLTSVTFSFDNQPVPDNPERFDYDLCVLGSEGFNSGTHCWDVEVKQSSVWSIGVTTASNQRKGGVFFNTGVWCVWYGGSPGSGFGVKQRLDRVRVNLDYDRGTVSFSDPVTNTHLHTFTTSFTHTLLPFFCTIDDSSSLRILSINSQ; this is translated from the exons ATGGCTTCACTATCTGAAGATGATATTTCTTGTCCTGTATGTCAGGAAGTCTTCAAGAATCCTGTTCTTTTATCATGTAGTCACAGTGTCTGTAAAGAGTGTCTTCAACAGTTCTGGAGAACCAAGAAAACTCAGGAGTGTCCCGTCTGCAGGAGAAGATCCTCAAGAGAAAATCCTCCAAATAATCTTGTGTTAAAAAACTTGTGTGAGTCGTTCCTGAAGGAGAGAAATGAGAGACGTTCATCAGGATCTGAGGAGATCTGCAGTTTACACAGtgagaaactcaaactcttctGTCTGAAGGACAAACAGCCGGTGTGTGTAGTGTGTATGAAATCAAAAAAACACATCAAGCACACAATCAGACCCATCGATGAAGTTGTCCCATCCTATAAG GAGGAGCTGAATACAGCACTGAAATCATTACAGGAGAAACTTAAgtgcaataaaatattaaaaggaaAGTTTGCTAAAACAGCTGAACACATGAAG TCTCAAGCTGAGCACACAGAGCGTCAGATTAAACAGCAGTTTGAGAagcttcatcagtttctcagagatgaagaagaagctacaatcactgcactgagggaggaagaggagcagaagaagcagatgatgaaggagaagctggaggagatgaacagacacatctcagctctttcacacacaatcaaagacatggaggagatgatgaaagccagtgatgtctgctttctaaag gagtttccagtctcaatggaaag agtccagatctcacagccggatccacagacgccttctggagctttgattgatgtgccacgttacttgggcaacctgccgttcagagtctggaagaagatgcaggacatcgtccagaaca CTCCTGTCATTCTGGATCCAAACACGGCTCATCCAGTTCTCCTTCTGTCTGATGATCTGACCAGTGTGACATTCAGCTTCGACAATCAACCTGTTCCTGATAATCCTGAGAGATTTGACTATGATCTCTGTGTTCTGGGTTCAGAGGGTtttaactcaggaacacactGCTGGGATGTGGAGGTTAAACAGAGTTCAGTCTGGAGTATTGGAGTAACTACAGCATCAAACCAGAGGAAGGGAGGTGTTTTCTTCAACACTGGTGTCTGGTGTGTGTGGTATGGAGGGTCTCCAGGTTCTGGTTTTGGTGTTAAACAGCGTCTTGATCGTGTGAGAGTGAATCTGGACTATGACAGAGGAACGGTGTCATTCTCTGATCCTGTAActaacacacatctacacacattcacaaccTCCTTCACTCACACACTCTTACCATTCTTCTGTACTATTGATGATTCTTCCTCTCTGAGGATCTTATCGATCAATAGTCAGTAA